From Salvelinus sp. IW2-2015 linkage group LG18, ASM291031v2, whole genome shotgun sequence, a single genomic window includes:
- the LOC111977523 gene encoding oligodendrocyte transcription factor 3-like: protein MHSDSSSSRSSSPDVDGMYLRDHLNSVSSAQNELLQKMTSEHLSRHGEKTSSGGSKYKLKKQVTEQEIQHLRLKINGRERKRMHDLNLAMDGLREVMPYAHGPSVRKLSKIATLLLARNYILMLNSSMDEMKRLVGEIYGGHHSAFHCGTVSGHSGNPAHQVHPLLGSALSSSTSSTLTTTLPGLTSIRAPHSLMKSAPAHPLQLGSGFQHWAGLPCPCPICQVPPPPHIPISSAGLTRLTSGNKDVMK, encoded by the coding sequence ATGCATTCCGACTCCAGCTCGAGCAGATCTTCCTCACCAGACGTGGATGGAATGTATCTCCGAGACCACCTCAATTCAGTGTCCTCGGCGCAGAACGAACTCCTCCAGAAGATGACGAGCGAGCATCTTTCCAGGCACGGGGAAAAGACGTCATCTGGCGGGAGCAAGTACAAACTCAAGAAGCAGGTGACCGAGCAAGAGATTCAGCATCTGAGGCTGAAAATCAACGGGCGGGAGCGCAAGAGGATGCACGACTTGAACCTGGCGATGGACGGCCTCCGGGAAGTTATGCCTTACGCACACGGTCCGTCTGTGAGAAAGCTGTCGAAGATTGCCACTCTCCTGCTCGCCAGAAACTACATCCTGATGCTCAACAGCTCCATGGACGAGATGAAAAGGCTGGTTGGAGAAATCTACGGCGGACATCATTCTGCGTTCCACTGCGGGACAGTGAGCGGGCACTCTGGCAACCCGGCGCATCAGGTGCATCCGCTGCTCGGGAGCGCGCTGTCCTCGTCCACATCCTCTACCCTCACCACCACTTTACCTGGACTTACCTCCATCCGAGCGCCTCACTCCTTAATGAAGAGTGCCCCTGCACACCCTCTTCAGCTCGGCAGCGGCTTCCAACACTGGGCAGGTTTACCATGCCCGTGCCCCATATGCCAAGTACCGCCACCCCCTCATATTCCTATCAGTTCAGCGGGACTGACGAGACTTACAAGCGGAAACAAGGATGTGATGAAGTAA